The DNA segment CATCAATTTCTAAATAATAATCAATATTCTCATCTGAAAGAGCATTTATATGAGCTTCTGTTTGTTTTCCATGATTATCAATTAAAACATTTTTCAGGTGCCCTCTTCTGTAAAATCCACCGCCAAAAAGGTAACCTTTTCTTTTAAAGTTATGGGAAACTTCACTTACATAAACCATTGCTGGTTTTTCAGCTAATTCTTTTTCAGCATGCATGGGTGTTGTACCTGTTAACGCATGTCCTGGCTCCCCCTGTGTGCCCCCTATTTTTTTGATGAATGGAAGTGTGTATACAGAAGTAGCTGAAGGGATATTCAATTCTTGGATAGTGATTCCTTCTTTTTCAAGTAATTTTTTAGCCGCTTTTACAGTTTCTGTATTATGCGTCGGTTCCAATATTTCTTTTTCAGCATTATATAAAAAACATGGAAATGAAGTTACTCCTGAGATTTCAATATATTTTAATTCCTTGAACAAGCTGATTAACGAAGGCAACTCTTTAAGTGTAAAGCCTCCGTATTGTCCAGGATAAAGTTCGTCTTCATCGCTTACTACTCTTAATAAAATCTTTTGCTTAATGCCTATTTCTTTTGCCAAACCATTAATAGCTTGTAATTTTTCTAGTGAATAAACGGTTAAATATTTTGAGCCATACATCATGATATCTTTCAGTAACATCTGTGGAATTTGCACGAGGTGGCCTACATTTCCCAAAGGAATATTATTTTCCATCATAATCTTTGCTTCTCGAAAATCCACTACCACAGCATTCTTTATTCCTAATTCAACCAACATTTTTGCAATAGTCGGATTTCTTCCAATTTGTTTAAGCATAAAAAATAGTTCAATATCATTTTTCTTCGCTGTCTCTATTAATTTCTTGGCATTTTCACGGATAATATCTAAATCAAGCACATACGTATCTGGAAGAATTTTTTCTGATTGATGCAGCGTTATGGCTTCTTGGATAAGTTTAGGATTTCTTTTTTTGACAACATCCATAAACATGCTTTTCCCCCCTAAACTTCTATTAATGATTCAATAATGTTACCAAATGCAAATGAAAATATTCTGCCTCATTTTCTCTAAAAGAAACTGGGGCTAATGCTGCAATTTTATTCCAGTAGTTTAAAGCTTCGTCATATTTTTGATCCGCTTTTATTTGTTCATTTATCATTTGATCTACCGAATTAATTGTTTCTTCTGTATATTGTCGTGCAGTTGCCATCACTAAATGAGTAATAAAAGTATCTGCTTCATCTTCATTACTAATGATATTTTGAGCTTTCATAAATTTCAACACTTCTTGCGCATAATCATATACTGAATCATTGATTACATTATTCTCTCTTAAAATCGTTAGTTTTTCTTGAATCATCTTAAAGATCTCTCCTTTTAATAACGAGGTGTCATTAACCCATTTTTTATTTTATTTTGAGTTTCCAACATTTTTTCTACTTCTATGTTCTTTCTACAAATAGATTCAATGACTAAGTTATCTTTTTGGCAAATAATG comes from the Carnobacterium sp. 17-4 genome and includes:
- a CDS encoding YhfX family PLP-dependent enzyme, with amino-acid sequence MFMDVVKKRNPKLIQEAITLHQSEKILPDTYVLDLDIIRENAKKLIETAKKNDIELFFMLKQIGRNPTIAKMLVELGIKNAVVVDFREAKIMMENNIPLGNVGHLVQIPQMLLKDIMMYGSKYLTVYSLEKLQAINGLAKEIGIKQKILLRVVSDEDELYPGQYGGFTLKELPSLISLFKELKYIEISGVTSFPCFLYNAEKEILEPTHNTETVKAAKKLLEKEGITIQELNIPSATSVYTLPFIKKIGGTQGEPGHALTGTTPMHAEKELAEKPAMVYVSEVSHNFKRKGYLFGGGFYRRGHLKNVLIDNHGKQTEAHINALSDENIDYYLEIDETEPIGATAIMAFRTQIFVTRSEVALVSGIQEGKPTIEGIYDSQGNYLRG